AGATATTATCTGTTGCTTGTCTTATATATCCCTGGGCTACAATTGATTGATTTGCAGATACGACCGAATATCCTGTGAAGTCACCAGGCACGACCGATGAAACAGTTACACCAGCCAGACCATATGGACCAACAGTCCCTGAATAACTACCGGCTTGAGTGCCGTTAGTGTAGTAATATCTAACATTTACACTAGCAGCCGCACTATTGGGATTAACTGCTTGTATCCCAGAGTTGTGGCTTGCGGTATTATATAAGAATGGCACATTGACATCTCCGATTGATCCGGGTTTCCTAACCTGCGGTGCAACACTGTAAACATTTGATGCAGATGTTCTTATATATCCCTGAGCTACAACTGATTGGTTAGATATAATTTCTGAAGATCCTACGAATAACACCCCTGGAATCAAGGATGAAACTGTTGTTCCAACCAGATTCTTTGGAGGTAATATATACGTTGTATTAGCTGCCTTAGTTCCATTTACATAATATAAACTAACAGTAATCTGTGCAGGTACATTTCCTGGGTTGAATACCTGCAATCCGGAATCATAGTAATTGCCATTATAAACAAACGGGATATACGCAGTTGTTACTGTGTTGCTTAGTGCTGGTGCAATACTGTATATGCCTGATGCCGATGTACGGATATAACCCTGAGCAGCAATAGGTAGATTAGAAGTTACCGTTGATGAACCTATAAAAAATACACCTGGCAGCAATGAAGTAATTGTCGTTGGACCTAGCTTCTTTGGATCCAATGTATAGGTAGTAGTAGCCGCCTGAGTTCCATTTATATAATATAATTTAACTGTCACAGTTGCTGTTGTATTCCCGGGGTTGATGACCTGCAATCCAGAATCATAATTTCCTCCATTATAAAGGAATGGAATAGTCACATTTGTCCCGATATCACTATCAGAGAATGATGAGGCAAGTGAATATACGTCCTTTTGTATTGTTTTAATATATCCACCACTCTTTATTGGCAATTCAGATTTAACAATTGCAGATCCTACAAATAACGAGCCCGTTGCTCCCGTTATTTCATAAACATCTTTATTCCATAATTTTCCAGGTTGGACCATATAAACATCGTTACCTGCAACTGTTCCATTAAGGAAATAGTATGTTAATTCAACTGAAGCATTCGATGTTCCATTATTCATCAACTGAACTTTAGAATCATATACACTGCCTGTAGTTTTGTAAAGGAATGGCAGGAAAAAATGGTTTGCAGACTTCAATTGTATATCATGGAAATTCGTATTCCCCTCTGTAACATTTATACTTGTAACATTCGGAGCATACGAATCATTCCCCATTGCAACTAATGTATATTCACCGATCGGCATTTCATTGATTGCATACGATCCACCAATATCTGTCGTGTCATTATACTGCGGCCACTCCTTAATAAAGACAAACGCCCCTGCTAATAATCCGCCGTCGGGTCCATAAACATACGCTAATGAAGACCCGGGGATCAATGCGATATACATTAATGCCAGAACTGATACAATTGCTATTCCTGTTGCGGCCTTCTTATAACCGCTTGTAATATTTTCCAATATTTTCATTTTTACTCTCCTATCCTTAACTTATATATATTGAATTTAAATAGTTAGTACATTTTACGAATTGAAGGTTAATATAACTTTCTACTTTATTTGCTATCAATGCGTGATCATAAGATGCCTTTCCACCTTTATTATTATTACAATTGAATGGAGTCTCATATAAGCACTGAAGATCATGCTATATGCCATATATTCTGTGCTCTTGACTTTTCCAAATTCTAATCTAAGTATGAAGCCCACAGGGTCATAAGACCCTGCAGTTCTTCATCATTAAATGTTTGAAACAACTCCTGATATAGTTCCCGTTGGCTTCTTAACGAGTTCAATATCCTGTATTACAACAGCGCTGCCTATTGTCGAGACAATTACCGAACTGTTGGCATTATACGTCGGATCAAGCTTTGCTGAAAGGTCAAACGTACCTTCAGTGACAGTAAACGAATAGAACCCTGTCTCATTAGTCATTGTCGGAAGGCTGGTGTTGATGAACACTGTAGCACCCGGGATGGCCGTTTTAGTCACGCTGTCTATTACCGTACCATTTATGTACCTCACAGATGGAAGTATAGTGGTTGCCGTATGCGTTACCATAGTGGTATTTACATTACCAGTGGTATCCACCGTTCTTGTTCCGATGGTGTATGTTCCCGGAGATACACTGGCATTGTAATACTGCTCTCCTTTTGTGACATTGTTCTGGAATGCTCCATTCAGATAAACCATAACCCTGTCAAAATCCTGGTCTTGCGGGTCAGTCCATGTCCAGTTGATATAATTCAGGGCATAGCTCACATTCGCCAGGTTTGTAACGCTTGTGGGAGGCGTAGTATCCCCGCTGGCAGTGGTATTGGCAGGATCACTAACCGTAGTGGCATTCACGTTACCAGTTGTATCTACGGTCTTTGTACCAATTGTGTAAGTAGTGCTCGCATTCAACCCTATAGCTGTGTATGTTCCTGAGGTTACATTGGTCTTGAAAACGCTGTCAAGATACACTTCAACATGATCAAAGTCTGAATCCGACGGATTTGTCCATGACCAGGTAATACTTGTTTCACCTGTTGCAGTTTCACCAAGACCAGTCACGCTTGCTGGAGGGGTAGCATCTGATGCTGTGGTTGCTGAATCAGTGACTATAGTACTATTCACATTACC
This region of Candidatus Methanoperedens sp. genomic DNA includes:
- a CDS encoding carboxypeptidase-like regulatory domain-containing protein, producing MKILENITSGYKKAATGIAIVSVLALMYIALIPGSSLAYVYGPDGGLLAGAFVFIKEWPQYNDTTDIGGSYAINEMPIGEYTLVAMGNDSYAPNVTSINVTEGNTNFHDIQLKSANHFFLPFLYKTTGSVYDSKVQLMNNGTSNASVELTYYFLNGTVAGNDVYMVQPGKLWNKDVYEITGATGSLFVGSAIVKSELPIKSGGYIKTIQKDVYSLASSFSDSDIGTNVTIPFLYNGGNYDSGLQVINPGNTTATVTVKLYYINGTQAATTTYTLDPKKLGPTTITSLLPGVFFIGSSTVTSNLPIAAQGYIRTSASGIYSIAPALSNTVTTAYIPFVYNGNYYDSGLQVFNPGNVPAQITVSLYYVNGTKAANTTYILPPKNLVGTTVSSLIPGVLFVGSSEIISNQSVVAQGYIRTSASNVYSVAPQVRKPGSIGDVNVPFLYNTASHNSGIQAVNPNSAAASVNVRYYYTNGTQAGSYSGTVGPYGLAGVTVSSVVPGDFTGYSVVSANQSIVAQGYIRQATDNIYSIAPPVEK